From one Nilaparvata lugens isolate BPH chromosome 2, ASM1435652v1, whole genome shotgun sequence genomic stretch:
- the LOC120350107 gene encoding uncharacterized protein LOC120350107, protein MSDHSQSTALPRCIVQEPFECVHTTDAICRKNHMDTNGPKFVKTIQHIESLSKHLYNVRNPLFFICKAHAHKHKVPTQHTVSFTNAMRCLIESTECCIQTVKCCNEAVFVTKYNSSFIIATVEDNPKKRNSGINKHQYQHTLDTALYSQQDLDSINVRVSVQHLKIQKYIIFDPTLWREQSKNHFISMLRAIINMPDKVKERHQRFESSNFIISNIKRYKSGKCSVICDSIIGFDTKGIYQTSTISCMLHYSTVLLPKSLYTLLESDYDLQYVALKRDPSLKLSCLFICKAECNPDKSIDTIVIPDAIAKMLGQDQDGDKNGVYLLPLRVHGSMLVIR, encoded by the exons ATGTCTGACCATTCTCAATCTACAGCGCTGCCGCGATGTATCGTACAAGAACCATTCGAGTGTGTACACACAACCGATGCTATTTGTCGGAAAAATCATATGGACACCAATGGTCCTAAATTtgtaaaaacaatacaacacaTAGAGAGTCTTTCCAAGCATCTATATAATGTGAGAAATCCgctttttttcatttgtaaGGCAC ATGCTCATAAACACAAAGTACCGACACAACACACAGTGTCATTTACTAATGCTATGCGTTGTCTCATAGAATCCACTGAATGTTGTATACAAACAGTCAAGTGCTGTAATGAAGCTGTATTCGTTACTAAATATAATAGCAGCTTCATAATAGCTACTGTTGAAGATAACCCAAAGAAGAGAAATAGCGGAATAAAtaaacaccaatatcaacacacTTTGGACACTGCTCTATACAGCCAGCAAGACTTGGATTCTATAAATGTACGTGTTTCGGTGcaacatttgaaaatacaaaagTATATCATTTTCGATCCAACTTTGTGGCGAGAACAGtccaaaaatcattttataagTATGCTCAGAGCAATTATAAACATGCCGGACAAAGTAAAGGAGAGACATCAACGTTTTGAGtcttcaaatttcataatttccaATATTAAACGCTACAAGAGCGGTAAGTGTTCAGTTATATGTGATTCCATTATTGGCTTTGATACCAAGGGTATTTATCAGACATCCACTATTTCGTGTATGCTTCATTATTCGACAGTGCTGCTTCCAAAATCCCTGTACACTTTGCTTGAGTCCGATTATGAT CTACAGTATGTGGCTCTAAAGAGAGACCCATCACTGAAACTGTCTTGTCTTTTCATTTGTAAAGCTGAATGCAATCCAGACAAGAGTATAGACACAATTGTTATACCAGATGCAATTGCCAAAATGTTGGGTCAAGATCAGGACGGTGACAAAAATGGTGTCTACTTGTTACCTTTGCGTGTGCATGGATCGATGCTCGTAATTCGGTGA